Below is a genomic region from Brassica oleracea var. oleracea cultivar TO1000 chromosome C9, BOL, whole genome shotgun sequence.
TTTCAGGTCGTATACGGCATAGTGCCACGAGGTCCTCTTGATCTTGCGTTGTTACCCGACAAAACAAGGCTACATGGCGAAGCCGTTGATTTTGTTACCGAGTTACAACAGGTCCACCGGTTGGCTCGTGATAATCTGTCTACAGCGGCTGCTCGATACAAGCGTGATGCTGATAAGAAGCGGCGAGAGTTGATCTTCGAACCGGGGGAGCTCGTATGGGTCTTCCTCACCAAAGACCGTCTTCCTGCGGGTGAGTACAACAAATTGAAGTCACAAAAGATTGGCCCCGTCGAGATCATTGAACGTATCAATCCAAATGCATATCGTGTTCGTTTGCCTTCTCATCTTCGAACTTCGGATGTGTTTAATGTCAAGCATCTTTCTCCTTATCATGGTGATAACGATGATCCAGATTTGTGGTCGAATCTTCCCAACCAGGGGGGACCTGATGCAGCGCAACCTGTGATCGTTCCCGATCACAACTCCCTTTCCAATTAGGACTGCCATTTTCTATCTTTATGTTAAGTTTACTTATTTTTATCTAAAGTGCTTTTATCTTAGGAATAGGAAATCGTGTTATCCCTTAAGGATCGTGACCTTTTGAGCTTTATATAAACGAGTTATTCAACCTCTTGTAGGTTACGATTTGATTAATAAAGTTATTGAGTTTGGCTTTAAAGAGCTTTCGAGCACTGCGAAGAGTATTCAGTGTATTCGCGCCCTCTGTTACAGCTACCTTCAAACACAAGTTATCGATTTAGGGTTCTAATTCTTGAACCTAACGTTAATAGTTTCCGCCTCTCTATCATAATAAGTAGGGCAGGCCTTACATTCCAGCAAGACGTGGTTGGAATAGTATCTCCCCTGTCTGAAAACGCTCATTTGACAGAGTAAACCATCCTTCACCCATAATTTCCATTGAAGCTTTTGTGTCTCTCGAAAGTTCAGCTTCATAATCAAGAGCCACATAATACAGGTTCTACGTTTGCATAACAAAGCATTATGTAAATCAATTTAGTACAAAGTACTAATGCGTGTGCATGAGTTGCATTATGTGCGTGTACTATGGAAACCTACGTAGTTATTTTTGCTATCAGGAAAAAGTTTATCAATGCCAATGGTAATACCTCTTTTAGAGTACGAACAGTGTAGAGCGATTGGAAGGTAGTGTTGTTCTCTTGCATCTTCTCTTTAAGGAAGCCCGTGAGTTTAAATGCTCCAAAACCAATGACTTCTACACCTACCTGCCTCATCACCTTCCCATTCAAAACTGCAGAACACCCAGTAAAATGCTAAGACACCAGTGAATGGTGCAGACAGAGTCAGAGGGAGATTATTTCCAACGATATGAAACATTCACTTAATCTTTTTGACACAACTAATCAACTTCAGTACTATGTTACTAAAAATCAAGTGCGAGGACACAAAAAAAGTTGAATCAAGGAGAGAGAGAAAAAAACAGCTTACTTGGGACAATGGTTATGACTTGGAAACCAATGTTAACAACAATTCCAGATGTCTGCCGTGCAGCATATAAAGCTAGAACAGCCTGAAAATACATTTACAGATCATTCATAATTGGCTTCTGACTGTTAGCAACAAGACCAATCAGGTGACATTGCATGTTACTATTTCCAGCTACTAGTGAGATAATGAATCAAATTCTGGACAAATAAATTCAAATTCTCGCCAATATACTCTTGTAGTTTGACTGCGTTAAACCGGGGGAAATTTGGCTATAGAGATGGAGAATGAATCTCTCTGAGAAAACCACTGCTCTGAATCACAAGAAAGCACTTGAGAGAGAACAAAGGCTTGCCTGATTAACTGCACATACTGCAGGAACATTCATGTCGAACAAGACATTAAGGATAGCAGTCTTAAGCAGCCGCCTTGATGCCTTTGCCGATTCAGTATCTGAAACAATTTTTTTTAATTTAAAAAACCTTTAAAGTGGAACTACGATATGTAAACTTGAATACAGAAAAATGACAAAAGATGAACCATCAAATGGCAGAGGGGAAGTGAAACCACTATTGGCTGCATAGATGGCTTAACCTGCATCCTGTAAGAGAAGTATCACATAAGAAACTCAAATATGATTTAGAAGACAAAGTCAGAGCCGTAGATACAATCTGAAACTATTTAGCTGCCACAAAAATGACAAAACAAACCTGTTGAAAATGGTTACAAAGAACTGTTGAAGCCTAGCGTATATGGGTGACTCAATGTTGCCAAATTCCTGGCGATAAAACTACTAAGAACTTATATCAAAGGGGCAAGGTTGTTATATTTCAAATACAATATTTGTAGTAAAGAAGAAATAGTGAAACTGCTACAGTACCAGGAGCTATCTCACCAGAAAAGTAGCAGAACGTCCAGAAGGTGAATCATTCTTACTCCTGCCAAACTTGCAATATCCAGAACCACCTTCATGGCGAAGCAAAGCACATTCACACAAAATGAAACAAGCTCTTATAAACAAGGCATGGACAAAAAAACGAGATCCAAACCTAACTCAAATCTTCACAATATAAACCGTAAGGATACCCAAATGAATCATGTATGGTGGTACAAAATATATCTGAACCCAATATATTATTAACCAATATATTATTAACGAATATGGATAAACCTAAATAACCTGAAATACTCAAATTCAAGTCTATTTTGATATGATATACTCCAATTAAGTTTTAGAATGTTTTCTGAATATTAAATTTTGATTATTCATCCATTATCTTTTGTTATTAATAATTTCCCATAATTTTTAACCATAGAATTTCAATGAACGCGTTTCTCTTTTCCTAAATTTACCGTGCATTGAAAATGTAAAATATGTATTTTGTTTCTAAAACATGGAGTTTTTCAAAAGAAGGGAGTATAAAATATCTGAACCCAAAAATGGATATGATAAGACTTAAAAAAATATATCTGAATCCGACCCAAGCATATATTAAAGATCTGAATCAGAGAGCTAAAAGCATCTCCAAAAAGACTCTCTATTATAGAGTTTGCAAAACTATATGTTTGAAATTTTAAATTGTTATTCTCCAAAAGCAAAATTCAAATTTAATTTCAAAATCATTTGTAATTTACACTATGGTCCTTATATTTATCATAATTAATATAAATCCATAAAACTTTTATAAATAACTAGCACATATATAAAAAGAGGATTTGCCAAAAATGACTCAAAACTTAATTTTCAATACAAAAATGTACCCCATATTCAATCAAATGCAAAAGTAACCCAAAAGCTTAGTGAAATTACAACAGTCCCCTTATGAACAAACAAAAAACATGTATTCAATTTTACCATTATAACCCTCCGTTAGAGAAGACTTCTTTGTAAGTCTTCTTGTTTAGTAGATCTTAAAAATAATTTCATAATTTTATAAAAAAATATTTTGATGGGTAAAAAAATTGAAATCATGCAATAATAAACATTTCTCAATGATGTAAATTTAGTTCATCTGAAATTAAATTATTTCAACAAAAATGAGTGAATGTACATTGGCTCATGAGTCATTGGTTTAGGGTTTGGTAACATATGTTATAGTATGTATGTATCTTTAGGGTTAGATTCTGAATTCTTACCTTCATCTTTTTTCTTTTTCAAAATGACTTATATATGTTTAATAACTATTTAATAACTTGATTTAAACATTTTCTAAGTTTTTTTTAAGTTTAAGAAAGTGTTTTTTTGCATAGTTAATTGATTTTAGGGTCTGGAAGACTCACAGAAGACTTAAAAATAAATCTTCAAACACATCCCGCCTTAATTTTAGTAGAATTTATGGTTCCCGCCTAAATTTTGGAATAATTTAGGTTTCCCACCTAAATCAAAGTATTCCAGGAGTTTTCCATAAGTCTTCTAGAAGTCTTCCACAGAAAGTATTCTCATGGATTAGATCTAAAAATAATTTAAAATTTTTGTAAAAAATATTTTCATGGGTTAAAATTTGAAATCATATAATAATAAACATTTTTCAATGATGTAAATTTAGTTTATTTGAAATTAAATTATTTTCAATATAGATGAGTGGATGTAGATTGATTCATGAGTCATTAGTTTAGGGTTTGATAACATATGTTATAGTATTGTTGGTATCTTTAGGGTAAGATTTGAAATCTTATCTTCATTTTTTTCCTTTTTTCAAATTGACCTATATATGTTTAGTAACTATCTAATAATTTGATTTAAACACTTTCTAAGTTTTTTTAAGTTTAAAATTTTTTTTTGCATAGTTATTTGATTTTATGGTCTAAAAGACTCACAGAAAACTTAAAAAGAAGTCTTCCGACACATCCCGCCTAAATTTAAGTAAAATTTAGGGTTTCCGCCTAAATTTTGGAATAATTTAGGTTTCCCGCCTAAATCAAAGTCTTCCATAAGTCTTCAATGAGTCTTACATAAGTCTTCCATGAGTCTTCCATAAGTCTTCCATAAGTCTTCTGGGTCGAAAATATTTAACCTAATTGGAATTTTTGTCTCCATATATGAAGAAAATTTACACATTCTCTTTCTTCATCTCAAATGACTGCAACAAAAATGTAATGTTTCTCACTCCAAAACTCTCTAACCTCTCTCTAATCTCTCTGAACATCAAAACACCAAACTTTATATTCATTTCTCACTTTTCTTAAGTCTTCTCACTAATTTATCTTCTTTTTGCAGGTTTTTCATTACATGATTCTCATCTTTCACTCTTTCAAAAGTAGATCTCTAAATTTTGGATTTGAATTTATGTGTGTTTTATATGTTAGATTCTAAAAAGCTATAGATTCAATATAGTGTGACTGTTTTGTTTATTTTGTAAGCATAAAATTTTCATTTGTGAAGTTTTTCTCTGTTTTGAAGTCATTTGAATGTTTTTGAATTTGCAGGTTTTTCCATATCTGAGAGACTTTGAAAGATTTCTTAGAAAACTCTCAGAAGACTCTCGAAAGACTTCTCAGAAGCCTTATTAAAAAGTCTTATAATGCATTTTATGCTAGAAGACTTCCCACGAAGTCTTCTGAAGTTTTCTGCCTAAAGTGGTATAAATTTTGGATATGTATTTTGT
It encodes:
- the LOC106317980 gene encoding actin-related protein 8-like — protein: MISSESEELSFMRVYGQRAQVPDSIIIDGGSGYCKFGRSKNDSPSGRSATFLEFGNIESPIYARLQQFFVTIFNRMQVKPSMQPIVVSLPLCHFSDTESAKASRRLLKTAILNVLFDMNVPAVCAVNQAVLALYAARQTSGIVVNIGFQVITIVPILNGKVMRQVGVEVIGFGAFKLTGFLKEKMQENNTTFQSLYTVRTLKENLYYVALDYEAELSRDTKASMEIMGEGWFTLSNERFQTGEILFQPRLAGMRAMGLQQAVALCMDHCDAAELTGDGSWFKTVVLAGGSACLPGLAERLEKELQNYLPSSSICNGVKVIPPPCGVDTAWHGGKLISNLSTFPGSWCITRKQFRRKSRLMW